In Pseudomonas sp. p1(2021b), the genomic window AGCTGTGTCTCGGAGAACACGCTGTCGGTGGCCAGGCTATGGTCGGCGAAGGTCACGTTGTCGCGCAGGCTGCTGTCCATGATGGCGTTGCCGTAGGCTGCGGTGTAGTACTCGGCGAAATCCCGGCGACCACCGGCCTGGCGGTAGTTTTCGGCATAGGCCTGCATGTCGTGCATCGCATAGATGCCTTGCTTGGCCTTTTCCAGCGAGTACGGGTTGATGTCGGTGGCATAGAGGATGGTGCGCTCGAGCAACCCTTCCTCGCGTAGCAGGATGGCCATGGAATATACCTCCTCGCCCGTACTGCAGCCTGCGATCCACACCTTGAGCGACGGCCAGGTGCGCAGCAGCGGTACCACTTCATTACGCAACGCGAGGAAATGCCCAGGGTCGCGGAACATCTCGCTGACCGGAATCGTCAGGTACTGCAGCAGTTGCATGAACATGCTCGGGTCGTGCAACACCCGCTCCTGCAACGCCGAGATCGTGGGACAGTCGAATTGCCGCACGGCATGCAGGATCCGGCGCTTGATCGAAGCGCCGGAATAGTCGCGGAAATCGTAGCTGTACTTGAGGTAGATCGCCTCGATCAGCAGCCGGATCTCGATGTCGGTACTACGTTCGCTAGTCAAATTCGCTCCAGTTGTGGCAGCCAGACACGGATCAGCGAGAACAGCCGTTCCAGCTCGATCGGCTTGGCCAGGTAATCGTTGGCACCGGCCTGCAGGCAGCGCTGCTGGTCGTCCTTCATGGCCTTGGCGGTCACGGCGATGATCGGCAGTTTGCGCCAGCGGGATTGCTGGCGAATCAGCCGTGTCGCCTCGTAGCCATCCATCTCTGGCATCATCACGTCCATCAACACCAGGTCGATGTCCTCGTGCTGTTCCAGCCGTTCGATGGCTTCGCGCCCGTTACGACCGATCTCGACAAGGGCACCTTTGTGCTCGAGGGCACTGGTCAAGGCGAAGATGTTGCGCACATCGTCATCGACCAGGAGGATCTTGCGCCCTTCGAACACCTTGTCGCGGCTGCGTGCGGTCTTGAGCATGCGCTGGCGTTCATGGGACAGCTGCGCTTCGACTTTGTGCAGGAACAGCGTGACTTCGTCGAGCAGGCGCTCCGGCGAGCGCGCGCCCTTGATGATGATCGAGTGGGAGTACTTGCGTAGCTCGGCCTCTTCCTCACGGGTAAGGTTGCGCCCGGTGTAGACGATCACCGGCGGGAAGGCGCGAATCTGTTCGCAGGTCATACGCTTGAGCAGTTCGTCGCCAAGCATGTCCGGCAGCTTCAGGTCGATGATCATGCAGTCGTAGATGTGCTCGCGCAACAGCGTCAGGGCGTCCTGGGCCAAGGCCACGGCAGTGATCTCGATGTCGTCGTCGCCAATCAGCCGGGCGATGCTTTCTCGCTGCAGGTCGTCGTCCTCCACCAGCAGGATGTGCTTGAGCTTCTGGGTCAGCTTGGCCTCCAGCCGACCGAACACCGCCTTGAGCTCCTCTCGGCTGGTAGGCTTGACTGCGTACCCCACCGCCCCTAGGTGCATGGCGGCCTCCACACGATCCTCCACCGAGATGACATGCACCGGGATGTGCCGGGTAGTGGCTTGTTCCTTGAGCCGCTGCAGCACCGTCAGGCCCGAATGGTCCGGCAGGCGCATGTCCAGCAGGATGGCATCCGGCGTGTACTGGGCGGCCAATTCGTAGCCCTCGTCCGCACTTTGCGCCACCAGACAGCTGTAGCCCAGCTCATGGGCCAGATCGAAGAGGATGCGGGCGAAGTTCGGCTCGTCCTCCACCACCAGGATGCAGCGATTGGCAAAGGGCGCACGCTCTCGGTCGTCGGCGAAGGCAGGCCCGCGGGGTGCCGGTGGCATCGGCGGGGCAGCCTGGACCGGGGGTTTGGCAACCTTCGGCGCCTGGGCCTCGGCCGGTGTGCCCTCGTACTGTTCAGGCAGGGTCAGGCTGAATGTACTGCCCTGTCCTGGCGTGCTCTGCACCGTGATCTGCCCGCCCAGCAGGCGCGCCAGGTCTCGGGAAATCGACAAGCCCAGACCGGTACCACCGTAGCGTCGATTGCTGGTGCCATCGACCTGGTGGAATGCCTCGAAGATCGCCTGTTGCTGGTCGGCCGCAATGCCGATACCGCTGTCGCGCACGCTGAAGCGCACGCCCCGGCCGGCCTCGCGGCCGATGGTCAGGCTGACCTGGCCATGCTCGGTGAACTTGATCGCGTTGGACAACAGGTTCTTGAGGATCTGCTCCAAGCGTTGGCGGTCGGTGAACAGGGTTTCCGGCACCTGCGGCTCGACCTGCACCGCAAAGTCAAGGCCCTTGTCCCGGGCCACGGGCTCGAACAGGGCCCGCACCCCCTCCACCACCCCCTCGACCTGGGTGACCTGGGCGCGCACATCGAGCTTGCCGGCCTCTACCTTGGCGATATCGAGGATGTCGTTGATCAGGTTGAGCAGGTCGTTGCCGGCCGAATAGATGGATTCGGCGAACTTCACCTGTTCATCGCTGAGGTTGCCCTCGCCGTTTTCCGCCAAAAGCTTGGCCAGGATCAGCGAGCTGTTGAGCGGCGTGCGCAGCTCATGGGACATGTTGGCCAGGAACTCGGACTTGTAGCGGTTGGTGCGTTGCAGGTCCTCGGCGCGGGCCTGCAGCTCCAGCTGCGCCAGGTTCAGCTCGCCGTTCTTGCGGTCCAGGGCGTCGGTGCGCTCGGCCAACTGCTCGTTGGTCTGTTCCAGCTCCGCTTGTTGGGTCTCCAGATGCGCCTGGGATTCCTTGAGGATACGCGACTGTTCCTCAAGCTCCTCATTGGCGGTCTTGAGCTCCTCCTGCTGCACCTGCAGTTCTTCGTTGAGCTGCTGGGTCTCGGCCAGCACTTCCTGAAGGCGTTGGCGGTTGCGTGCGCTTTCGATGGAGATCCCCAGGTTGCCGCCGACCTGCTGCAACAGCTCCGCATCACGCTCCTGCAGCGGCCTGAGAA contains:
- a CDS encoding CheR family methyltransferase yields the protein MTSERSTDIEIRLLIEAIYLKYSYDFRDYSGASIKRRILHAVRQFDCPTISALQERVLHDPSMFMQLLQYLTIPVSEMFRDPGHFLALRNEVVPLLRTWPSLKVWIAGCSTGEEVYSMAILLREEGLLERTILYATDINPYSLEKAKQGIYAMHDMQAYAENYRQAGGRRDFAEYYTAAYGNAIMDSSLRDNVTFADHSLATDSVFSETQLVSCRNVLIYFNKQLQDRALGLFHESLCHRGFLVLGSKESVDFSVYSDRFEALMRPERIYRKS
- a CDS encoding response regulator, which gives rise to MIQAASMDQQSFRKLLRRNVGLPLGIGLLGAVAFVAVINYLLSAMQWVEHTDRVIGNANETAKLAIDMETGMRGFLISGEERFLDPYEVAKPRIFNSLQALRSMVMDNPQQVERIDRLIALQRAWNDFGAEMIALRRNQGDYQVALADGRGKRLSDGIRKEYDELIAAEQQLRMARNETVSTVTVLLCSAFVLFIVALTALLAYLGRRDLLALSESYVANLQAQRQATERLEHQAWLRNGQTQLAEQVLGQLTLPMLGDNILRFFAGYLGSVVGAFYVRDEQGQLVRVASYGLDAEQQARGERVASHDGLLAEVVRQLRPLRLDDLPADYLRLSSGLGDGLPRSALLMPASDDGQVNGVLELGFLRPLQERDAELLQQVGGNLGISIESARNRQRLQEVLAETQQLNEELQVQQEELKTANEELEEQSRILKESQAHLETQQAELEQTNEQLAERTDALDRKNGELNLAQLELQARAEDLQRTNRYKSEFLANMSHELRTPLNSSLILAKLLAENGEGNLSDEQVKFAESIYSAGNDLLNLINDILDIAKVEAGKLDVRAQVTQVEGVVEGVRALFEPVARDKGLDFAVQVEPQVPETLFTDRQRLEQILKNLLSNAIKFTEHGQVSLTIGREAGRGVRFSVRDSGIGIAADQQQAIFEAFHQVDGTSNRRYGGTGLGLSISRDLARLLGGQITVQSTPGQGSTFSLTLPEQYEGTPAEAQAPKVAKPPVQAAPPMPPAPRGPAFADDRERAPFANRCILVVEDEPNFARILFDLAHELGYSCLVAQSADEGYELAAQYTPDAILLDMRLPDHSGLTVLQRLKEQATTRHIPVHVISVEDRVEAAMHLGAVGYAVKPTSREELKAVFGRLEAKLTQKLKHILLVEDDDLQRESIARLIGDDDIEITAVALAQDALTLLREHIYDCMIIDLKLPDMLGDELLKRMTCEQIRAFPPVIVYTGRNLTREEEAELRKYSHSIIIKGARSPERLLDEVTLFLHKVEAQLSHERQRMLKTARSRDKVFEGRKILLVDDDVRNIFALTSALEHKGALVEIGRNGREAIERLEQHEDIDLVLMDVMMPEMDGYEATRLIRQQSRWRKLPIIAVTAKAMKDDQQRCLQAGANDYLAKPIELERLFSLIRVWLPQLERI